In Bradyrhizobium sp. 200, the sequence GATAGGGTGTCACTGGCGGGGTGTGGACGCCGTCGCCGGCGGTGACGGGCGCGATGAATATGCTGGCGCCGCCGAGCTTGACGTCGATCCGCCCCGGGCCACGGACGATCTCGCCGCCCAGAATGTCTTCCAGCCAGGCCGCGGTCGCTTCGGGATCGGGGCTGCGCAAATGGACGTGGTCCCAGGTAACGGTCGGCATCTCAATCTCCCCATTGTTCTTGTTGCGGCTCCAAAGCCGACGTTGTGATGCGGCGCCGCCAATCTAGCCGCCGCGCCTCCGCAATTCCATCCCGGTTGCGCCGTCGCC encodes:
- a CDS encoding VOC family protein, translating into MPTVTWDHVHLRSPDPEATAAWLEDILGGEIVRGPGRIDVKLGGASIFIAPVTAGDGVHTPPVTPYQGLDHFGLTVKDIDAVAAEIKAKGVEFTKEPTTIRPGVRICFIRGPQGISIELLERDKKYA